The DNA window CTAACGTAAAGTTTATTTAGCCAAGTTTATTTAAAGTTTTTGACTGTATAATTTATTAATATTAAGACTAAAAAGGAATTAAAATGGGTAAGTATATAGATTTAACTCCAGAGAATTTTGAGTCAACTGTTAATTCAGGTGTTTCATTAGTTGATTTTTGGGCTCCATGGTGTGGACCTTGTAGAATGATTGCTCCAGTAATTGAAGAATTAGCAGAAGAGTTTGAGGGTAAAGCAAATATTTGTAAAGTAAATACTGACGAACAACAAGATTTAGCTGTAAAATATGGTATTAGATCTATTCCAACAATTATTTTTATGAAAGATGGAGAGGTTGTTGATCAAATGGTTGGAGCTACTTCAAAACAAGCTTTATCAGAAAAAATTAATTCTTTAGTATAAGAAATCTAAAGCTTATAGCTTTAGATTTCTTATATATAGTTTATTGTTTTACTTTTTACTTCAAGTAAGTGAAGTAATTTATTGCCATTATAATAATTAAATAAAAATGATCCAATCTTTCCCTTTTCATCTAAATAATAATTGTATTCTATTACTTCATGAATATTATTATTTGAAGTGAAATATGTATTTTCGATTTTTAGACAAAGTTTTTCTTTTTCTTTAAAAAACTTCCAATTACTTTTGATTTTATTTCCCTTATTAGAATAAAGAGTGGGTAAAACTCCTTTATCTCCTATTCCTAAGTTTTTAAATGAAGCATTGTAGTCTTGATTTTTTATAGAAAATTCTTCATCGCTTGAGTCCTTGTATTTTATCCTAATACCATTTTTATCATACCATTGATATTCTATTTCCTTTAAGTTCCCATTTTCATAGTCTTTATCTTCTACTTTGACTCCTGAAGAGTTTCTTTCAATAACTCTTGTTTCATTAATCCATGAGTTTTTAAAATTGGCAGGAACAACTAAAATTTCTGCTTCAAAGTTAAAACTTTGAGTAAAGATAT is part of the Arcobacter sp. CECT 8983 genome and encodes:
- the trxA gene encoding thioredoxin, with protein sequence MGKYIDLTPENFESTVNSGVSLVDFWAPWCGPCRMIAPVIEELAEEFEGKANICKVNTDEQQDLAVKYGIRSIPTIIFMKDGEVVDQMVGATSKQALSEKINSLV